The sequence GCCCACACCGTCAGCGTCCGATCGTCCAGGGGCGTCCATTGCCGCATGCCAGCGCGCGGCAACTGGAAGGAAGCGACCGGTTCGCCGGCGTGTTCGCGGTAGAGCGCAACCCGCTCCTCCCTGGTCAGCGTCGAGCCGGTCGAACAGGCGGCCAGCGCGGCGGCCAGCATCAACAAAGGTAGTGCGTTCCGCATGTGTCGTCTCCCGTGGCGAGGTAGAGCCGAGCCCTCTTGTTGATCAGCTTCGGAAGACCAGGCTCGCAACGCATAGGCGACAAGCGATTACGCTCGGTCAGGTAAAGCAGCGGTGAGGATCGCATGACCGCAATGACCCACCCGCGCATTTGCTTTCGACCCAAGTGACTTGGCTCCGCTTCTGCCCGAAAGCGGACCCTCCGACTCCTCAGGCCGGTCCACGCCTCTGAGTGACCGCTTTCGACCCCAAGCGGACATTCCGATCGCTGCGCTCGGTCCGGCTATCATCGCGCCAAGTAAGCCGACGTCTTTGAGTTGCGCATCGATGAATTTTTCAGATCAAACAGATGAGGTATCTGCTCAGCTAGAACCAGACGAAATCCTGTCATTGGTGCGAGCCCTTCCCAGAGTTCTTGTTGACTTGGTCGGAGACGCAAACCTTGTTGCGCGTTATGGCGCAGGCTGCCAAATTCACGGCGACCTATGGCTTGTTCCCATGCGGGTCAACACGTCCTGGTTGGCGGATTTCTTGGAACGGGCAATTGACCAGAACATTTTTCTTCCATGCGACGCCGAGATGCGTATCGATCTCGAGAGTGGCCACCTCAAGGTTGCGTTCTGCAATGAGGGGCATCTGCATGTCGGCGGGTCCAGCGAGTCGCTCCGAAGCGCATTCCTGTCCAGTGAACCATTTAGTACCGTCAGGATGGTGGGCTGGTCGGACGGACTGGGATGACGTCCGCTTCTGGCGGAAAACTGCCATGGCCGGCTTGTGAGTCGAACCCCGTCCTGCATAAGCTCACGCCGTGAGCCAACTCGACAACATTCCGCCACACCTTCAGAAGCGATCAATTTCCCCGAGGGAGATCGTGCTTCCGCTTGCCGACGCATTGGAAGCAATCGACTGCCTGGAGTCCCAATCGGCTCTGATCCTGGGCTGGGAGGGCTGGGTAAAGGCGGCTGATGGTCGCGTTGGGCATGGTAGCGCTGGCTACCTGAGTACATCCACCGAACACCTCTCGGTTGCTGAGGCTGCCGCCGACGCGCGCAAGACGATCAAAGCTGGCGCATTGGACTGGCAAGAAAAACATGGTGGCGGCACCGATGTTTTGCACTTCTGCATAACAGTGAGGCCGACTAGCTAGCAGGACTGTCGAATGTCCGCTTCTGGCCGATAGCGGACATGGGGCACGTGACTGCTTCCGACCCGAATCGGACATTCGCCCACTGAACGCTCCGCCTGCGGGCCTGGTCATGGACATCGGAGAGAAAGGAAATGAATGACGCAAGTCAGGGTGAAAGCGAGAAGTCCAAGTCGCGCGCCATGGCCATCTCCATCGGTTTTGTCGCTGCCTTCGTCACAGCGGTTACGGTCTCGCTCTCCACGCCGGACGGCAACCTCGTCGTGACTTTGGTGCCAGCACTGGCAGTTGGGCTGGTCGTGTTCGGCCTGACGTCGTGGCGCACACGAAAGCGGACATCGAACAGATGACCGCTTTCGACCCAAAGCGGACATTCCGTCTGTAGCCAAGGGGTCCGGTACCATTTCCCAAATGACCGACACCATTCGATGCCGTGTTCACGGCGACCAGGAGCAAACGTTCGTTTGCCAACACTTGGCGACGGCCTTGGAAACCGGCGAGAGAGTCGGCTTCTTTTGGGCAAGTGGGGAGGACGGGGCGCGAGGCGACGCATGGTGCTCTACATGCGAGGAGGCGCGGATTCGGGAGGGTGGCGAATCTGGTGACTGGAACGACCGGTCCCAGAAGATCGCCAACATCAAGATTCTCTGCGGTTCTTGCTTCGACCGTGTTCGCGCAATGCACGGGTTGTGATGTCCGCTTCTGGCCGAAAGCGGAGATCGCCTGCCGTCGGCATCGTCCACGAAACGGAGGTGCATCTCTCGAAGGTGCAGCGTCGCGGCAAATCGCGGTGAAGGACCGGCACGCCCTCGGTTGTCGCGACTGCAGGGCGGCCATGGATGGCCACCCGGGCGGAGCTCCGGGTGCATGGATGCGGCTTGAAGGCGCTCCGACAGGCGCGATAACCGAGGGCGTGGCGGTCCGACCCAACCGGAGCCGAGGCTTTTAATCGATGTAAGCGCGCGTCAGCGTATTGAGATGCACACGCTCTGCATCACGCAGGAACGGCGCCAGCAACATCATCACCTGCACGATGCCCGCACGAATCGACACCTGCTCGTTCTTGTCCCCACGCGCCGACGCATAATTCATCCAGAACGTCGCGATCACCAGCACGTTGGTCGCCGCCGCATCGAGTTCCGCAGCAGACGCACGCATCACCCCCGCCTGCGACAACCCACGCATCACCTCATGCGCCTGCTCATCCGCCCGCCGCAGGATCCGCGCAAACCGGATCCGCAAGCGCCGATTGCGACTGAGGATGTCCGCCAGGTCGCGATACAGGAATCGATAATCCCAGATGCACTCGAACACCAGGTGCAGCAGCAACCAGATGTCCTCGAGCCCGGGCAACCGATCGGTCGGCGCACCCAGCGCAGCATCGATCCGCTCTTCGTACCGCCCGAAGAGGTGCTCGATGATGTCGTCCTTGTTGCGGAAGTGGTAATACAGGTTGCCCGGGCTGATCTCCAGCTCGTCGGCGATATGGTTGGTGGTGACGTTCGGCTCGCCCTGCGCGTTGAACATCGCGAGCGACGCATCGAGGATGCGCTGTCGGGTCTGCCGGGCCACGTCAGGCCGTCAGCTTTTTGACCAGGTCCACGTACTTCTGCATGGCCTCGTCCTGCGAGGTGCCCTTGAGCTTGGCCCAGGCTTCGTACTTGGCGGTGCCGACGAAATCGAAGAAACCGGGCTTGGGCCCGCTGACGTCGCCTTCCGAGCCCTGCTTGTAGAACGCGTACAGGCGCAGCAGCGTGTCGTTGTCGGGGCGCTCGGACAGGCCCTGGACATCCTTGGTGGCCTGTTCGAAACGGGCTTTGAGGTCGGACATGCGGGCTTCCTCGCTGTGCTGCCTGTCATCGGGCAGGCGGCAATCTGAGCATGCGTTGTCGACGTTTTCAATACGCAGGGGAATTGTGGCCCCGGCACGCCTCTGGCAACGTAACGGAAAGGACCTCGGGAGCAAGACGCACATGACCTACTTCGTCACGGGAGCCACCGGCTTCCTCGGCCGCCACCTGGTCGCCACGCTCCTCAAGCGCAAGGGCCCCATCCACGTGCTCGTGCGCAAGGATTCGCGCAAGAAGCTCGATGCCATCGCGGCAAAGATGGGTTGGGACATGAAGCGGGTGGTGGTGGTCGAGGGCGACATGGCCTCGCCCAAGTGCGGCCTGTCCGCCGCGCAGGTCCGCGCGCTCAACGGCAAGGTGAAACATTTCTTCCACCTGGCCGCCATCTACGACCTGACTGCGAAGGCCGAGCCGCAGCGCATCGCCAACGTGGAAGGTACGCAGCACGCGCTGGACCTGGCCGCGGCCATCGGGGCGGGCATCTTCCACCACACCTCGTCCATCGCGGCCGCGGGCCTGTACCCGGGCGTGTTCCGCGAAGACATGTTCGACGAGGCGGAAGGGCTGGACGATCCCTACCTGCAGACCAAGCACGAGTCCGAGGCCCTGGTGCGCAAGGAAAAGCGCCTGAAGTGGCGCGTCTACCGCCCGGGCATGGTCGTCGGCCATTCGAAGACCGGCGAGATGGACAAGATCGACGGGCCTTACTACTTCTTCTCCTTCATCAAGAAGCTGCGCGAAATGCTGCCGCAGTGGATGCCCACGCTCGGCATCGAGGGCGGGCGCATCAACATCGTGCCGGTGGATTTCGTGGTCGAGGCCATGGACCACATCGCGCACAAGCCGAAGCTGGACCACCACACGTTCCACCTGACGGATCCTGAGCCCATGCGCGTGGGAGAGGTGCTCAACACCTTCGCGCGCGCCGGCCACGCGCCGGAGATGACCATGCGCATCGACGCGCGCATGTTCGCCTTCGTGCCCGGTGGCGTGCGCATGGCGGTGGGCAACCTGCCGCCGGTGCGACGCTTCATCGGCATGCTGCTGCGCGATTTCCGCATCCCCAAGGAAACGCTGAAGTTCATTACGTATCCGACGCGCTTCGACAACCGCGAGGCCGAGCGCGCGCTCAAAGGCAGCGGCATTTCGGTGCCCAAGCTCGATACCTACGCCTGGCGCCTGTGGGACTACTGGGAACGCCACCTCGACCCGGATCTGTTCATCGACCGCTCGCTGAAGGGCCGTGTGCGCAACAAGGTGGTGCTGATCACCGGCGGTTCCTCGGGCATCGGCCTGTCCACCGCGCAGCGCGTGGCGGAGGCGGGGGCGATCACGATCATCGTGGCGCGCGGCGAAGCGGAGCTGTTCAAGGCGCGCGACGACATGAAGGCGCGCGGCGGCAAGGTGTTCGCCTACACGGCCGACCTGTCGGACATGGCCGACTGCGACAAGCTGGTCAAGACGGTGCTGGCCGAACACGGCCACGTCGACGTGCTCGTCAACAACGCGGGCCGTTCGATCCGTCGTTCGATCGAGCTCAGCTACGACCGCTTCCACGATTTCGAGCGCACGATGCAGCTGAACTATTTCGGCAGCCTGCGTTTGATCATGGGCGTGCTGCCGACCATGACGCATCGCCGGCGCGGGCACATCATCAACATCTCGTCGATCGGCGTGCTGGCCAATTCGCCGCGTTTCTCCGCCTACGTGGCCTCGAAGGCGGCGATGGATGCCTGGTCGCGCTGCGCGCAGGGCGAGTTGTCGGGCAAGGGCATCAGCTTCACCACGATCAACATGCCGCTGGTGAAGACGCCGATGATCGCGCCGACCAAGATGTACGACAGCGTGCCTACGCTCACGCCGGACGAAGCGGCGGACCTGGTGGTGAAGGGCATCATCGAGCGCCCGAGCCGCATCGCGACCCGCCTGGGCATCTTCGCGTCCGTGCTCAATGCGCTGGCGCCGAAGGCCTACGAGGTGGTGATGAGCACCGCGTTCGAACTGTTCCCGGATTCTGCCGCCGCCAAGGGCGACAGGAAGGCACTCAAGGGCGAGCTGGAACCGAGCAACGAGCAGATTGCGTTCGCCGCGCTGATGCGCGGGGTGCACTGGTAGTTACATCGTCGCGCACTGTTTGAAGCGCACCAGCTGCTGGGAGTTTTCCGGCGGCTGGAGGTGCACGCGGGCGGTGCGCAGGTTCGCGTAGTGCATCAGCACCGTGCAGATCTCGTCGAAGCGCTGGGTGCTGGTTTCGTCGACGAAGACCTGCAAGGTCGACTTGGTGGTCCACACCGCGCGATCGACGCCCGGAAGCGTGCCGACCATGCGCACGACGTCCGCGCGCTGCTTGTCTTCCTCTTCTTCCGTGGCCGCGACGACCACGGTCGACGGGGCGCTGATCCCCACCGGGGTTCCGGCCGCCGGCGCCGCGACGGTGGCGGGCTGGGCGGGGCGCGGCACGTCGCGGAGCACGGTGACGTCGGGCTTCGCTTTCGGCGGCGGGAGGCTGGCGCCCACCACGAAGGCGATCGCGACGCCCGCGACCGCGGCCCCCAACCACGAAATCAGCACCTGACGGCGCGCGCGTTGGCCCGCGACGTTGTGCACTTCGTCCTTGAGGCTTTGGGGCAGGAGCGGGGCGATCTCGGGCCACAGCGCCTTGCCATCGATGAGTTCGATGTTGGCGGAGTCGGCAGGCCTGCGCGCATCGGATTCGATGGTGCCGGGCGTCACCAGCAATCCACTGATGGCGCCCTGGAACTTCATCGACGCGCCGAATTCGGAGACCGACTGTTTCGTGAGGCGATAAGCCGAACCGTGCTTGCAGCTCAGCAGCGCGCGCTCACCGTTGCGCTGCAGGAGGAACTCGGTCTGCTGGCCACGTTCGGCTTCGTCGTTGGCGGTGAGCACGTCGTAGCCGCGATGGCGCATCGCATCCAGCACGAAGTGCGAGAACTCGCGCCAGCGCATCGCCGACAGCGCGTGGATGCCCGCTTCGGCCTCGTCCCGTCGACGACGGATGTTGCCGAAGTAGAGCGACCCGATGGTGCCCAGGATGACCGCGATCACGATGGCGGGAATGAGCGCGGTCAGCATGCGGAATGGCTCGTGCCCTGGGTCGAAGGACGCGAATGATACGCCACCGCCCGGCGTTCTCTGCCGCAAAAGAAGGCCCGCCAGTCCGAACCGTCGGGGGAGGGGAGCTGACGGTGGTGCTCGGGACTGGCGGGCCTTGGAGCGGGCTTGCCTGAAGCTGACTGGTTCAGACGACCGGTTGCTTCCTGGTCGCTTTCTTGGTGGCGCGCTTGCGCGGTGCCTTCGCGGCCTTGGTGGCGGCGGTGGCCGTCCGGCGCGTGGGCGAGCCGCCGACGCGGCGCAGTTCGGCGTTCAGCGCATCCACGCGCTGCACGAGGTCGGCGAGGTCTTCGCGGCTCGGCACGCCCAGCTTCACCAGCGCGCGTTGCACGCGATCTTCGAACACTTTTTCGAGGCGATCCCAGGTGTCCACGGCGCGTTCGCGCGCCTGGCCGACGCGGCTTTCGACGGCGTCGCGCACGACGTCGGCGCGGTTGCCGGCGATCTTGCGTGCGGTCTGTTCGAGGTTGAGGCCTTCCTTGACCAGGCCTTCGAAGAGCTTGCCGCCTTCGGCCTGTGCGCGTGCAAAGGCGCCCACGCCGGCCAGCCAGATCTGCTGTGCGGATTCGCTCAGCGATTTCGAGAGGTGGTCGGCATGCGCTTTGGATCCGGCGCCGGACGCTGCGGTCTTCTTGCGGGCGGTCTTCTTGAGCTTGGCCATGTGCCCTCCGCGGGCGCGGTGGTTTGAGGAGTGAAAGGCAGGATCGGCTTGCTGGCTAGAGCATTCACACGAGTGGCTGTAAAGGGACGTCAAGAGCTTTTTCATCGGCTCCGGAAGGACGGACCGCCACGCCCTCGGTTATCGCGCCTGTCGGAGCGCCTACAAGCCGCATCCATGCAACCGGAGCTCCGCCCGCCTCGCCATCCATGGCGGGGCTGCAGTCGCGACAACCGAGTGCGTGTCGGTCCTTCACCGCGATTTTTGTGTGCGCTGCGCTCGAAGCTCTTCACCGAAGCCGCAGAAGGTGAACTGCGGTGGAGGCCTGGCACACGCTCGATGAGCGTGGCTGCAGGGCGGCCATGGATGGCCACCCGGGCGGAGCTCCGGTTGCATGGATGCGGCTTGGAGGCGCTCCGACAGACGCGCTCATCGAGCGGGTGACAGGCCGTCCTTCCGAAGCCGAGGCGTTTGCTCCAGGGGCGTGCCGGACTTTCTGGTGTCGAAGTCAGCGAGCTGCTTTTTGCTTGGCGACCAGGTGGTCAACTTCATCCAACGCGCGACGCAAGCGAGCCGTCGTTTCCGTGGCGCGAGGGCGTTTGGGCAAGCCGTCGAGGATGGAACGCGTGTCGTCGGCCAGCACATCGTCGCGCAGCACCAGGCCGTGTGCCTTCAGCACCGGGCGCAAATCCGGTGCGCGCTTGCGCAGGTCTTCGAGCGTGTTGCGGTAGGCGATCTCGCAGACGCGGCGGCGGGCGGCGAAGCTGAAGACGTTGGTGAAGAATAATTCGCCGTCGTCGCTGTTGGGTTCGAAGACAAGCTGGTCGACATCCGGGTAAGTCTGCGCGTAACGCTGCAGGCCGACTTGCATGCGGGATTGCAGCAGCGTGCGGAAGGTCTGCGAGAGGACGACGGGCAGGCCGCCTTCGCTGAGTCGGGACTCGATGCCTTCGGGGTTGCGGCGGGCGGTGTTCGCGTCGAAGGGGACGAGCGGATTGAGGCCGATCATCAGATCGATGTCGCGCTCGAGGACGGTGGAGGCATGCATCGTGCGGCGGAGCGCGCCGTCGACAAAGTGGCGGCCGCGCACTTCCACCGGTGCATACAGGCCGGGCAGGGCGGCGCTTGCTTGCACGGCTTTCGAGATCGGGACGTCGTCCCAGTCTTCGCCGCCGAAGCGCACGACCTTGCCGCTGTCGAGTTCGACGGCGACGACGAACAGGTCGGCCTCCAGGGTACGGAAGTCGTTGCTGCGGCCGCGGCGAGTGAACACTTCGCGCAGGAAGTGTTCGATTTCGGTGCTGTCGAACAAGCCGGTCGGCACCAGTCCGCCGAAGCGGGTGATCGCGTCGGACCAGCGCGAGTCGCCGCGGGCGAACAGCATGTCGCGCCACCATTCCATCGCCAGGCGCGGGGCGCTGGCGGCGCGGCGCATGTATTCGAAGAAGGCAGGGCGCAGGAAGGTTTCCGGGCGGAACTGCACGTCGTCGCTGTCGCCGGTGATGAAGATCCGGCACATCTCCGCGGTGTCCATGCGGTTGGCCAGCGCCGCGGCGAGGAAGGCGCCGGAGCTCACGCCCACGTAGCAATCCAGGCGGGTGAGGTCCAGGCCATCGATGGCTTCGTCGAGCGCACGCAGGGCGCCGAGCTCGTACATGCCGCCGATGGGTCCGCCGCCGGCGACCGCCAGGCCGATCTTTGGCGCAGCTTTGGTCTTCGGGCGTTTCTGGGCGGCGTGCAGGGACAGCATCGGGAAGCCGGGGGCAGGGGTCGGGCGAGTGTACGGTCTGGGCCGTCTTTGTGTTTTGATCCCCGGCATGTCCCGGGGCCACGACCTCCAACGCCGCCTCGCTTGCCACCAGGCCCTGCACGATCCGGTGCGCGAACCCCGCAACCGACTGCGCTGGCTGCCCGAACTGCGCCGCTGGCAGGCCGCGCGCCTGGAGCGCAGCTTCGATCACTTGATGAAGGACCCACGCCACGCACCGGCCGCGCGGTTCTTCCTCACCGATGTGTACGGCGACCACGACTTCAGCCGCCGCGACGCCGACATCGCCCGCGTGATGCCCACGATGCAGCGGCTGCTGCCGGTTTCGCTGCTGGACACCGTGAGCGACGGCATCGCGCTCGGCGCGCTCACGCACGCCTTCGACCTGCGCATGGCGCAGGTGTTGGAGGCGCTCGCACCGAACGGGCGGCGGTTGGACGATGCGCGCTACGCGCAGGCGTATCGGCAGGTCGGCAAACCCCTGCTGCGCGAAAAGCAGATCGCGCTGATCCTCCAGGTGGGGCACGGTCTGGGCGCCGCCTTGCGCTTGCCGGGTGTCGGCTTGCTGATGCGCATGTCGCGCGGGCCTGCGCATGCCGCGGGCCTGTCGGAGCTGCAGGGATTCCTGGAGCGGGGCGTCGCGGCCTTCAGCCAGGTCAAGGACGTCGATGCGTTCATGGCCGACATCCAGCGCAGCGAACGCGCGATCGCCGCGCGCCTGTGGGCCGGCGATCCCGATCCTTTCAGGGCCTGACGGTCAACCGAAGCGTTCGTCGAGCACGCGGCGGATTTCGTGCTCGATCGGCCCCTTCATCGCCGAAAGCAGGAAGCCCAATTGCGCGGTGACGTGCAGTTCGTTCGGGGCCAGCGCGATGTGGCCGTCCACGCCGGAGCGGGTGAAGTGCAGGGTGTCGCCTTCCCATCGGCTTTGCATCGCGAAGCGGTCGCCAAGCTTGTCCGCCACCTCCTGCACGGCCTTGCGGGCCTTGGCGGGCGTGAGCGAATGCGGGTGGCGAATATCGATGCGGGACATGGGCGAGGGCTCCGGAAGGGCTGGCGGCATTGTGCACGCATGCTAGATTTCCGCGCAGTGGATACCTATCGATTGCGCTTCCCCAACCAGAACCCGCCCGACGCGGCCATCGGCCCGGGCCTGCACGGCATCGGCCGCAATGCCGACGGCGTGCTTGCGCCCGTGGAAGACACCGCGCGCATGCTCGCGCAGTTGTGCGTGGACCGCCGCGGCACCTGGCTCAAGCTCGGGAACGCGGTGCGCACCGTGCACGTCAACGGGCGCCCGGTGAAGCGCATGGCGATGCTGCGCGTGGGCGATGCGATCTATCTCGACGGCACCGAGCTGCTCCTGCTCGGCGCGCCGCGCGAACGCGATGTGCTGCCCCCGCCCGGCAACCAGGACGGCGGCGATCCGCGCATGTTGTTGCGCGGCGTGGGCGGCCAGTACCACGGCCGCAGCTTCACGCTCGAACGCCCGCGCGTCGTCGGCCGCGGCCCGGACGCCGACATCCGCATCGACGATCCGGCCTTCCCCGAACGCCACGCGCGCATCGAAGTGCAGGGCGGCCAGGTGGTGATGCGCGGGCTGCCCGGCGCGGAAGCCACGGTCGTCAACGGTGAAATGCGGCGCGATGCGGTGCTGCGCACGGGCGACCAGCTCGTGTTCGACGCACACCATCGTTTCGTCGTCGAAGCCCCCGGACGGCCCGCCTTGCCGCACGATGCGCTGGCGCCCGCGCTGCCGGACGACATCGACCTGGAACACGCGCACATCGGCAAGACGCCCGGCAAGGGCACGGTGCGCCGCCTGCCGTGGCTGCTGCTCGCGGCCCTGCTGATCGCCGGTGCGCTCAGCGCATTGCTGCTGTTCGGCTCGCCTGGCTGATCGTTACGCCTGAAAGCGTTGGAGGGATGACAAGGTCGAGTGCCGGCTCCAATTTCGCCGGTGCATACTGGCCTGCCACCCCATCGTGAGCCACGCCCGCATGTCACGCGCCTGGAACTTCAGCGCCGGTCCCGCAACCCTGCCCGAACCGGTCCTGCGCCGCGCGCAGTCCGACATGCTCGAATGGCGCGACGCCGGGGCGTCGATCGTCGAGATCAGCCATCGCGGCCCCGAATTCCTGGAAGTGGCCGCCGATGCCGAGCGTGCGTTGCGCACGCTGCTGTCGATCCCGGAGGACTACGCGGTGCTGTTCACGCAGGGCGGCGCGACCACGCAACAGGCGCTGATCCCGCTGAATTTTGCCGCGCCCGGGCAACCGGCGGATTACGTCGTCACCGGCCATTGGGGCAAGACGGCGCTGAAGCAGGCCGGCCCGTATGTGGCGACCAACATCGCGGCCAGCAGCGAGGCCGATCGCTTCCGCACGATTCCCGCGCGCAACAGCTGGAAGCTCGCCGCCGATTCGGCCTACGTGCACATCACGGCGAACGAAACGATCCACGGTGTCGAGTTCCGCGACATCCCGGACACGGGCAACGTGCCGCTGGTCGCCGACTTCAGCTCCTCGATCGCGAGCGAGCCGCTGGATATTTCGAAGTTCGGGATCCTGTACGCCGGTGCGCAGAAGAACCTCGGGCCGGTTGGCATCAGCGTGGTGATCGTGCGCCGCGACCTGCTCGAACGCGCCGGCCAGCCGCGCGCGGACATCTTCGATTACCGCTCGCAGCTCAAGGCGGAGTCGATGCTCAACACGCCGCCGACCTGGAACTGGTACATGCTCGGGCTGACCGTGCAGTGGATGCTGGACGAAGGCGGCGTTGCCGAATTCGCCAAGCGCAACGCGCGCAAGGCCGCGTTGCTGTACGCGGCCATCGACGATAGCAACGGCTTCTACAAGAACGACATCGACCCGGCCGTGCGCTCGCGCATGAACGTGCCGTTCTTCCTGCGTGACGAGGCGCTCGACAAACCTTTCCTGGCCGAAGCGAAGGATGCGGGCCTGATCGCGCTCAAGGGCCATCGCGTGCTCGGCGGCATGCGCGCGTCGATCTACAACGCGATGCCGGAGCAGGGGGTGCAGGCCTTGGCCGACTTCATGCGTGCGTTCGCAAAGCGCCATGGCTGAGCGCAAGAAGCCCGCGGAGAAGACCACGAAGGCGCCTGCGAAGGCGAAGAAGGCGCCTGCCAAATCCGTGCTCGCAAAGTCGACCGTGCCCGTCGACGACGCGCCGCTCGACCTGGCCGCCGTACGCGCCCAGATCGACGGCATCGATCGCGAGATCCAGTCGCTCATCGCCGATCGCGCGCTATGGGCGCGCCAGGTCGGCAAGGCGAAGGGCAAGCTGGCCGCCGCCGTCGATTACTACCGGCCCGAGCGCGAAGCGCAGGTGCTGCGCCGCGTGGTCGACCGCAACCAGGGCCCGCTCGCCGACGACGTGCTGGTGCGCCTGTTCCGCGAAATCATGTCGGCCTGCCTGGCGCAGCAGGAGCCGCTGAAGGTCGGCTACCTCGGCCCGGAAGGCACGTTTTCGCAGCAGGCGGTGCAGAAGCACTTCGGTCATTCGGCGAAGGGGCTGCCGCTGGCGAGCGTGGAGGAGGTGTTCGACGAAGTCGCCGCGGGCCACGCGGACTTCGGCGTGGTGCCGGTGGAGAACTCGGGGCAGGGTACGATCCAATCGACGCTCGACATGTTCCTGTCCTCGCCGCTGAAGATCTGCGGCGAAGTGGAACTGCGCGTGCATCAGTACCTGCTGTCGCGCTCGGGCCACATCGAGGACATCGAGCGCGTGTATTCGCATGCGTTGTCGCTCGCACAATGTCGCGGCTGGCTGCGCGCACACCTGCCGAAGGCGGAGAAGCTGCCGCTGGCCAGCAATGCCGAGGCGGCGCGACGTGCGCGCAATGCGGACGACTCGGCCGCCATCGCCGGCGAGAACGCCGCGCATGTGTACGGCCTGAAGATCGTCGCTGGCCCGCTCGAAGACCGGCCGGACAACACCACCCGCTTCCTCGTCATCGGCCGCAACCTGTTCCCGCCTTCGGGCCACGACCGCACCTCGCTGATGGTGTTCGTGCGCGACCAGCCCGGCGCGCTGTTCCGCGTGCTGGAACCGCTCGCGCGCCGCGGCGTGAGCATGAACCGCATCGAGTCGCGCCCTGCGCACACGGGCTTGTGGCAGTACGCGTTCTTCATCGATGTCGGCGGGCATGTCGAGGAGTCGCCCTTGCGCGATGCGCTGGCGGACCTGGAGGACTTCGCGGAGAACGTCACCGTGCTCGGGTCGTATCCGGTGGCGGTGCCGTGAGCGGAGGCGTCGGCGACGCCCC comes from Lysobacter sp. KIS68-7 and encodes:
- the pheA gene encoding prephenate dehydratase, producing the protein MAERKKPAEKTTKAPAKAKKAPAKSVLAKSTVPVDDAPLDLAAVRAQIDGIDREIQSLIADRALWARQVGKAKGKLAAAVDYYRPEREAQVLRRVVDRNQGPLADDVLVRLFREIMSACLAQQEPLKVGYLGPEGTFSQQAVQKHFGHSAKGLPLASVEEVFDEVAAGHADFGVVPVENSGQGTIQSTLDMFLSSPLKICGEVELRVHQYLLSRSGHIEDIERVYSHALSLAQCRGWLRAHLPKAEKLPLASNAEAARRARNADDSAAIAGENAAHVYGLKIVAGPLEDRPDNTTRFLVIGRNLFPPSGHDRTSLMVFVRDQPGALFRVLEPLARRGVSMNRIESRPAHTGLWQYAFFIDVGGHVEESPLRDALADLEDFAENVTVLGSYPVAVP
- the serC gene encoding 3-phosphoserine/phosphohydroxythreonine transaminase, which translates into the protein MSRAWNFSAGPATLPEPVLRRAQSDMLEWRDAGASIVEISHRGPEFLEVAADAERALRTLLSIPEDYAVLFTQGGATTQQALIPLNFAAPGQPADYVVTGHWGKTALKQAGPYVATNIAASSEADRFRTIPARNSWKLAADSAYVHITANETIHGVEFRDIPDTGNVPLVADFSSSIASEPLDISKFGILYAGAQKNLGPVGISVVIVRRDLLERAGQPRADIFDYRSQLKAESMLNTPPTWNWYMLGLTVQWMLDEGGVAEFAKRNARKAALLYAAIDDSNGFYKNDIDPAVRSRMNVPFFLRDEALDKPFLAEAKDAGLIALKGHRVLGGMRASIYNAMPEQGVQALADFMRAFAKRHG